A genome region from Aliivibrio salmonicida LFI1238 includes the following:
- a CDS encoding DUF2913 family protein, which yields MPHKEYDKLLLETVDNALLHLYMAVAKATQFMPKKTRNERVVKWLKPKLTHSKYKLIKKEIKSFIQIGRHAKGDLERRLIELKSLSERVHHEMDDVSRIYDLLNCLYDKHGIHSYLIDDHDTKKNETLYLSKQDIIECFSDDNKQIAPLSAFIVTLKVDEIAKMINDTGLMKASIKEFNDETMIAHFQLNTIHCPEA from the coding sequence ATGCCTCATAAAGAATACGACAAATTATTACTTGAAACTGTTGATAACGCCCTACTTCATTTATACATGGCCGTGGCAAAGGCTACGCAGTTTATGCCTAAAAAAACACGTAATGAACGTGTCGTTAAATGGTTAAAACCAAAGCTAACACATTCAAAATATAAATTGATAAAGAAAGAAATTAAGTCTTTTATTCAGATTGGGCGACATGCGAAAGGGGATTTAGAGCGTCGTTTAATTGAACTTAAATCACTGTCAGAGCGTGTTCATCATGAAATGGATGACGTATCTCGCATCTATGATCTGTTGAATTGTTTATATGATAAGCATGGTATTCATTCCTATCTTATAGATGACCATGATACGAAAAAGAATGAAACTCTTTATTTATCAAAGCAGGACATTATAGAGTGCTTTTCTGATGATAATAAGCAGATAGCACCTCTGTCCGCTTTTATTGTGACATTAAAAGTGGATGAGATTGCGAAGATGATTAATGATACGGGATTGATGAAAGCAAGCATCAAAGAGTTCAATGACGAAACGATGATTGCTCACTTTCAATTAAATACTATTCATTGCCCTGAGGCTTAA
- the tnpA gene encoding IS66 family insertion sequence element accessory protein TnpA, whose amino-acid sequence MQKDKKRTPEQWHALFESQQSSKLSAAEFCRNHNILPKTFSARKARWKQKINASTFLKVEALTSTIIATPQLPDIQLSIGKLRLTLPANTEPHWIGLLLKGYQS is encoded by the coding sequence ATGCAAAAAGATAAAAAGAGAACACCAGAGCAATGGCACGCTCTATTTGAATCTCAGCAATCTAGCAAGCTTAGTGCCGCTGAATTTTGTCGTAACCATAATATTCTGCCAAAGACATTTAGTGCACGTAAAGCACGATGGAAACAAAAGATTAACGCTTCTACTTTCTTGAAAGTAGAAGCGTTAACATCAACTATCATCGCCACTCCACAATTACCAGATATTCAACTTTCTATCGGAAAATTGCGATTAACATTGCCAGCTAATACTGAACCTCACTGGATAGGACTCTTATTAAAAGGGTATCAATCATGA
- the trkA gene encoding Trk system potassium transporter TrkA, whose product MKIIILGAGQVGGTLAENLVGENNDITVVDKSSERLRELQDKYDLRVVQGFASHPDTLREAGAQDADMLVAVTNSDETNMIACQIAFTLFNTPNRIARIRSPEYLKEKERLFQSDAIPVDHLIAPEELVTGYIERLIEYPGALQVASFAEKKVSLVAVKAYYGGPLVGNALSALRDHMPHIDTRVAAIFRQGRPIRPQGTTVIEADDEVFFVAASNHIRSVMSELQRLERPYKRIMIVGGGNIGAGLAKRLEQNYSVKLIERNLKRAEQLSELLEESIVFCGDAADQELLSEEHIDQVDVFIAVTNEDEANIMSAMLAKRMGAKKVMVLIQRSAYVDLVQGGVIDVAISPQQATISALLTHVRRADIVNVSSLRRGAAEAIEAIAHGDETTSKVVGKEVQNIKLPPGTTIGAIVRGEEVLIAHDKTVIEQDDHVVMFLVDKKYVQDVERLFQPSPFFL is encoded by the coding sequence ATGAAAATTATAATCTTAGGTGCAGGGCAGGTTGGCGGCACATTAGCTGAAAACTTGGTGGGCGAAAACAACGATATTACCGTTGTAGATAAAAGCTCAGAGCGATTACGTGAGCTGCAAGATAAGTATGACTTACGCGTTGTTCAAGGGTTTGCTAGCCATCCTGATACTTTGAGAGAAGCAGGGGCACAAGATGCGGACATGTTGGTTGCTGTCACCAACTCTGACGAAACGAATATGATCGCTTGTCAGATCGCATTTACCTTATTTAATACACCAAACCGTATTGCTCGTATTCGTTCACCAGAATACTTAAAAGAAAAAGAACGTTTATTCCAATCTGATGCAATTCCAGTGGATCACTTAATTGCTCCTGAAGAATTGGTTACCGGTTATATTGAACGTTTGATTGAATACCCAGGGGCACTGCAAGTGGCTAGCTTTGCTGAAAAGAAGGTCAGCTTAGTTGCGGTAAAAGCCTACTATGGAGGCCCATTGGTTGGTAATGCGTTATCAGCGCTTCGCGACCACATGCCTCACATTGATACACGTGTTGCAGCTATTTTCCGTCAAGGACGTCCTATTCGTCCGCAAGGAACAACCGTTATTGAAGCGGATGATGAAGTTTTCTTTGTTGCGGCAAGTAATCATATTCGTTCTGTAATGAGTGAATTACAACGCCTTGAACGACCATATAAACGCATAATGATCGTTGGTGGCGGTAATATTGGTGCCGGTTTAGCAAAACGTTTAGAACAGAATTACAGCGTAAAACTGATCGAACGTAATTTAAAACGTGCAGAGCAATTATCCGAATTACTCGAAGAAAGTATCGTTTTTTGTGGCGACGCGGCAGATCAAGAGTTGCTCAGTGAAGAACACATCGACCAAGTGGATGTCTTCATCGCCGTAACCAATGAAGATGAAGCGAATATTATGTCTGCCATGCTCGCCAAGCGCATGGGAGCCAAAAAAGTAATGGTACTGATCCAACGCAGTGCTTACGTCGATTTAGTTCAAGGTGGAGTGATCGATGTTGCTATTTCTCCACAACAAGCAACCATCTCAGCCTTACTAACCCATGTTCGTCGTGCTGATATCGTCAATGTATCCTCTCTTCGTCGTGGTGCTGCAGAAGCGATAGAAGCCATTGCGCATGGTGACGAAACAACCTCTAAGGTCGTCGGGAAAGAAGTACAAAATATTAAACTTCCCCCGGGTACCACCATTGGTGCCATCGTTCGTGGCGAAGAAGTTCTCATCGCACACGATAAAACCGTGATAGAACAAGATGATCACGTTGTTATGTTCCTAGTGGATAAAAAATACGTTCAGGATGTTGAACGCCTATTCCAACCGAGCCCGTTCTTTCTGTAA
- a CDS encoding DEAD/DEAH box helicase — translation MKARYELLCKEKALMVRKVGNFKSELDKEIEKCSVFQAKYTDVCFDDGMTDLECANLQRSAFAHGIELNQKRVNLTSKAMELHQAWVVAVYKYFNLGNNSVVFYLSSAMSNSIKDQKANKVLWQWLFMFIPVVSSTFASVSRQFSSFGKDDIGWLFIDEAGQASPQQAVGALYRSKRPVVVGDPLQIEPVFTIPPEFVEGFAKEILGEEQWRVWSPTKTSVQKLADRVNRYGTEMIAQGEWLGSPLRVHRRCDEPMFSISNKIAYNEKMFHGSELPEGRTHDIWGHSAWIDIVGEVEGKHYVPNQGKYVAAMVLEHVRKTQCLPDVYYYFAF, via the coding sequence ATGAAAGCACGCTATGAACTCCTCTGTAAAGAAAAAGCGCTGATGGTTCGAAAAGTCGGTAACTTTAAGTCCGAGTTGGATAAAGAGATTGAAAAGTGTAGCGTATTTCAAGCTAAGTATACGGATGTATGTTTTGATGATGGAATGACTGATTTAGAGTGTGCAAACTTACAACGTTCAGCTTTTGCTCATGGGATTGAGTTAAATCAGAAGCGGGTGAATTTAACTTCTAAAGCGATGGAGTTACATCAAGCGTGGGTAGTTGCTGTTTATAAGTACTTTAACTTAGGTAACAATAGTGTGGTGTTCTATTTGTCTAGTGCAATGTCTAATAGCATCAAAGATCAGAAAGCGAATAAAGTGCTTTGGCAGTGGCTCTTTATGTTTATTCCTGTGGTGTCATCAACATTTGCTTCGGTTTCTCGTCAGTTTTCAAGCTTCGGGAAAGACGATATTGGCTGGTTGTTTATTGATGAAGCGGGACAAGCTTCGCCTCAACAAGCTGTAGGTGCTTTATATCGTTCAAAGCGACCAGTTGTTGTCGGTGACCCTTTACAAATTGAGCCAGTTTTTACTATTCCGCCAGAATTTGTTGAAGGGTTTGCAAAAGAAATTTTAGGTGAAGAACAATGGCGCGTATGGTCGCCAACTAAAACATCGGTACAAAAGTTAGCGGATAGAGTTAATCGATACGGGACTGAAATGATTGCACAGGGAGAGTGGTTAGGTAGTCCTCTTCGTGTACATCGTCGTTGTGATGAACCAATGTTTAGTATTTCAAACAAGATCGCGTATAACGAAAAAATGTTTCATGGTAGCGAGTTACCAGAAGGTCGCACACATGATATTTGGGGGCATAGTGCTTGGATTGATATTGTAGGCGAGGTGGAGGGGAAACATTATGTGCCTAATCAAGGGAAATATGTTGCGGCAATGGTACTAGAACACGTTAGAAAAACACAATGTTTGCCAGACGTATATTATTATTTCGCCTTTTAG
- the tnpB gene encoding IS66 family insertion sequence element accessory protein TnpB (TnpB, as the term is used for proteins encoded by IS66 family insertion elements, is considered an accessory protein, since TnpC, encoded by a neighboring gene, is a DDE family transposase.), with protein sequence MNVFTDVSTIYLHRDFVDFRKAINGLVVIVEQEMQLSPFSDALFIFCNKPRDKLKILYWDKTGFALWYKRLDEDRFKWPRNINNDTLALSEQQLTLLLQGFDILGHQPVHYQTTL encoded by the coding sequence ATGAATGTATTTACTGATGTTTCCACCATTTATCTTCATCGTGATTTTGTCGATTTTCGCAAGGCCATTAATGGCCTTGTCGTGATTGTTGAGCAAGAAATGCAACTATCACCGTTTAGTGATGCTCTATTTATATTTTGCAATAAGCCTCGTGATAAACTCAAAATATTGTATTGGGATAAAACAGGATTCGCTTTATGGTACAAGCGATTAGATGAAGACCGCTTCAAATGGCCACGAAATATAAATAACGATACGTTAGCATTATCAGAGCAGCAACTGACACTGCTATTACAAGGTTTTGATATCTTAGGACATCAACCGGTACATTATCAAACAACCCTTTAA
- a CDS encoding AAA domain-containing protein: protein MREELLSHLVDNGIPQKQADKWVKGRIGTVHTFQGKEEKVVIFVLGVSEVTKGSAYWASSKANILNVAVTRAKKQVYIIGSQKVWAGLSYFCYANELLETKVDESDYISSNMEATLELV from the coding sequence GTGCGTGAGGAGCTGCTTAGCCATCTAGTTGATAATGGGATCCCTCAGAAGCAAGCAGACAAATGGGTTAAGGGTCGAATAGGAACCGTACATACCTTCCAAGGGAAAGAAGAGAAAGTGGTGATATTTGTTTTGGGTGTTTCTGAAGTAACTAAAGGGTCTGCTTATTGGGCATCGAGTAAAGCTAATATTTTAAATGTAGCGGTGACTCGTGCTAAAAAACAAGTGTATATCATTGGCTCTCAGAAAGTATGGGCAGGTTTGAGTTACTTTTGTTATGCGAATGAACTGCTAGAGACTAAAGTAGATGAAAGTGATTATATCTCAAGCAATATGGAGGCAACGCTAGAATTAGTTTAG
- the rsmB gene encoding 16S rRNA (cytosine(967)-C(5))-methyltransferase RsmB yields the protein MNVRAAAAKVIYQVVDQGHSLSSALPKAQSEIKPRDQALLQEICYGVLRFLPRLESVAQSLMDKPLKGKQRVFHHLILVGIYQLSFMRIPAHAAVGETVEGTKNLKGPKLRGLINGVLRSYQRSQEELDAKSISHDSGKYGHPGWLLKMLKEAYPTQWESIVEANNSKAPMWLRVNSQHHTRDEYIALLEKEEIAVTPHSQATDALLLDKARDVFTLPGFEKGWVSVQDAAAQLSVEYLQPQDGELILDCCAAPGGKTAHILERTKNTNVVAIDCDETRLTRVYENLERLNLEAKVICGDARHPEEWWQGEQFDRILLDAPCSATGVIRRHPDIKWLRRSEDIKALAELQSEIFDAMWLQLKSGGTMVYATCSITPQENGDQVKAFLERTENASLVDNTDPAKPGRQILPGEENMDGFYYAVLQKA from the coding sequence AGCGCTTCCAAAGGCTCAATCTGAGATCAAGCCTCGTGACCAAGCCTTATTGCAAGAAATTTGCTACGGCGTACTGCGCTTTCTTCCTCGTTTAGAGTCGGTTGCTCAATCCTTAATGGATAAACCATTAAAAGGAAAGCAACGTGTTTTCCATCATCTGATCCTAGTTGGTATTTATCAACTTAGTTTCATGCGTATTCCTGCACACGCTGCGGTAGGCGAAACCGTTGAAGGCACTAAAAACCTAAAAGGTCCAAAACTGCGTGGTTTGATCAACGGTGTACTTCGAAGCTACCAACGTAGCCAAGAAGAATTAGATGCAAAATCAATCAGTCACGATTCAGGTAAATACGGTCACCCTGGTTGGTTGCTAAAAATGCTAAAAGAAGCGTACCCAACACAATGGGAATCGATTGTTGAAGCAAACAACAGCAAAGCACCTATGTGGTTACGAGTTAATAGCCAACACCACACTCGTGATGAATACATTGCATTACTTGAAAAAGAAGAGATTGCAGTAACCCCTCACAGCCAAGCAACAGACGCTTTGTTATTAGATAAAGCGCGTGATGTATTTACATTGCCAGGCTTCGAAAAAGGGTGGGTATCCGTACAAGATGCCGCTGCACAGCTATCTGTTGAGTATCTACAACCACAAGATGGTGAGCTGATTTTAGATTGCTGTGCCGCTCCAGGTGGTAAAACGGCGCACATTCTAGAGCGCACTAAAAACACCAACGTTGTCGCTATTGATTGTGATGAAACTCGCTTAACCCGTGTTTACGAAAATCTAGAACGTTTAAATCTTGAAGCTAAAGTGATTTGTGGCGATGCTCGTCACCCTGAAGAATGGTGGCAAGGTGAACAATTTGATCGCATTTTATTAGATGCGCCTTGTTCTGCAACCGGAGTTATCCGCCGCCACCCAGATATTAAATGGCTACGTCGTTCAGAAGACATCAAGGCACTTGCAGAATTACAAAGTGAAATCTTTGATGCAATGTGGCTACAACTAAAATCAGGCGGCACCATGGTGTATGCAACTTGCTCAATCACACCACAAGAAAACGGTGATCAAGTAAAAGCCTTTTTAGAACGTACTGAAAACGCGTCTCTGGTGGATAATACAGACCCAGCAAAACCTGGACGTCAAATTCTTCCTGGTGAAGAAAATATGGATGGCTTCTATTACGCCGTTCTACAAAAAGCATAA
- the tnpB gene encoding IS66 family insertion sequence element accessory protein TnpB (TnpB, as the term is used for proteins encoded by IS66 family insertion elements, is considered an accessory protein, since TnpC, encoded by a neighboring gene, is a DDE family transposase.) encodes MKMFVDISMIYLHKAPVDFRKGINGLSMIVEQQMVISPFSDALFVFCNRQNDKIKVLYWDRNGFCLWQKRLEEDKFTWPKKMTGATVSLTEEQWHWLLNGLDIDKMQPHKSIHYQSLN; translated from the coding sequence ATGAAAATGTTTGTCGATATCTCAATGATTTACCTTCATAAAGCGCCCGTGGACTTTAGAAAAGGAATTAATGGTCTTAGCATGATTGTTGAACAACAGATGGTCATCTCTCCATTTTCTGATGCACTCTTTGTTTTTTGCAATCGACAGAATGATAAAATAAAGGTGTTGTATTGGGACCGGAATGGATTTTGTCTATGGCAAAAACGCCTTGAGGAAGATAAATTCACCTGGCCTAAAAAAATGACCGGAGCAACCGTTTCTTTGACTGAAGAGCAATGGCACTGGCTTCTTAACGGACTCGACATTGACAAAATGCAACCTCATAAGTCTATTCACTATCAAAGTCTAAATTAA
- a CDS encoding TrkH family potassium uptake protein → MVNYKPILFVIGLVLSKLALFMYIPTLVALFTGTAGFIEFAQAVAITHIVAFACLTFGRSKQFKMSVRDMFLITTLVWTIASAFAALPFVFINHISFTDAYFETMSGITTTGSTVLSGLDEMAPSILLWRSTLQWLGGVGFIVMAVAVLPMLNVGGMRLFQTESSDWSDKSAPRTKYVAKYIVNVYLTLTLLCFLSYLVTGMTPFEAINHAFTTLSTGGYSTSDSSMNRFSNSTHWVAAFFMFTGGLPFLLFIQVLKKRDPKVLFKDAQVIGYLKLILITSLSVAAWLVYHNDYEIMDALRVSVFNIISVITTTGFGLDDFTAWGAFPAIIFAFVMMAGACSGSTAGGIKIFRFQIAATMLKKQMMKLIHPSGIFVQRYNGRQVTDDIARSVVALVFTFFLTIIVISALLGSLGLDPITSITSAVTAVANVGPGMGHIVGPTGNFSTLPDTAKWILSIGMLMGRLEILTVLVLFFPAFWKGCKRAGNYT, encoded by the coding sequence ATGGTCAATTATAAACCGATCTTATTTGTTATAGGGCTTGTGCTGTCTAAGCTAGCCCTATTCATGTATATCCCAACTCTTGTTGCTCTTTTTACTGGTACAGCTGGCTTTATTGAGTTTGCACAAGCGGTTGCTATTACTCACATAGTAGCATTTGCTTGTTTAACTTTTGGTCGCAGTAAACAGTTTAAAATGAGCGTTCGGGATATGTTCCTTATCACGACACTAGTCTGGACAATTGCCAGTGCCTTTGCTGCTCTGCCTTTTGTCTTCATCAACCACATCAGTTTTACTGACGCGTACTTTGAAACAATGTCAGGTATTACAACGACAGGTTCGACTGTTCTCAGTGGTCTTGATGAGATGGCTCCAAGCATTCTATTGTGGCGATCGACGTTGCAGTGGTTAGGTGGCGTTGGCTTTATCGTAATGGCAGTGGCCGTACTTCCAATGCTGAATGTCGGTGGTATGAGGCTTTTCCAAACGGAGTCCTCCGACTGGTCAGATAAAAGTGCTCCTCGAACTAAATATGTCGCAAAATACATTGTAAACGTGTACTTAACCTTAACTTTACTTTGTTTTCTAAGTTATCTCGTTACTGGTATGACACCGTTCGAAGCCATAAACCATGCCTTCACTACGCTATCGACAGGAGGGTACTCTACCTCTGATAGCTCAATGAATCGCTTCTCCAATAGCACCCATTGGGTTGCAGCCTTCTTTATGTTTACCGGCGGTTTACCATTTTTACTTTTTATCCAAGTATTGAAAAAACGAGATCCAAAAGTCCTATTTAAAGATGCCCAAGTTATTGGTTATCTCAAACTCATATTAATCACTAGCTTATCGGTAGCCGCGTGGTTGGTTTATCATAATGACTATGAAATTATGGATGCCTTGCGAGTGTCCGTATTTAACATCATTTCAGTGATTACGACGACGGGATTTGGTTTAGATGACTTTACCGCTTGGGGCGCATTCCCAGCAATTATCTTTGCTTTTGTTATGATGGCGGGCGCATGTTCAGGATCAACGGCTGGTGGGATAAAAATATTCCGTTTTCAAATAGCAGCAACCATGTTGAAAAAACAAATGATGAAGCTAATTCATCCATCCGGTATTTTTGTTCAACGTTATAACGGACGACAAGTTACTGACGATATCGCACGCTCTGTCGTTGCTTTGGTTTTTACTTTTTTCTTAACCATCATCGTTATCTCTGCATTGTTAGGCAGTTTAGGGCTTGATCCAATAACGAGCATAACAAGTGCCGTCACGGCAGTTGCCAACGTAGGTCCCGGGATGGGGCATATTGTCGGGCCAACAGGTAACTTTTCGACCTTACCTGATACGGCTAAATGGATATTAAGTATTGGAATGCTAATGGGCCGACTAGAAATATTAACGGTATTGGTTCTTTTCTTCCCTGCTTTTTGGAAAGGGTGTAAGCGTGCGGGGAACTACACCTAA